AAAGACGCTGAATCCAGACAAAAGGGGTACGATGGGGAATTGGAAGTTGATTATTTTTTGGAGTATTTGGCCGGAACACATACGATTATTCAGGATGTTTACTTGCGGGTGAATGGGAAAAATGTGCAAGTTGACTCACTTCTCGCTTCCAAGCATGCTATCCACATTGTTGACTCGAAAAACCTTAGCGGCACGATTACCTTCGACACACACCTCAATCAAATGATCCGCAACGATGGAAAAGCGGAAGCAGGAAATGATAATCCAATCACACAAGTAAAGAATCAAAAATTCCACCTTCAGAATTGGTTCACCCAAAATAATCTTCCAAACATCCCTATCTTTCCCTTTGTTGCAATCAGTGAATCCTCAACCATCATAAAAGCGATCGGTGACGCACAGGCAGTAGGTAAAATGGTTGCTCATGGGGCTCGAATTCCAACTATGATTATGGAAGAAGAACAACAACTGGATGGCTTGAAAAATATACATGATAGACAGATAGGTAAAATGATTTTGAATGCCTGCGGTGAATTTGATCTGGATATTATGAAAGATTTTGGTATCAAATCATCAGACCTGTCTCCCGGGGTCATTTGTCCGGCGTGCAATATGCTGGGGATGGAGCGGGTGTACGATGGATGGATATGTAAAAAATGTACCTGCAAATCGCGCAACGCACATCTTAAGGCTATTTCAGATTACCTACTGTTGATAAATCCATATATTACTAATAAAGAATGCATGCGCTGGCTGTGCTTAACATCCCGAAGTACAGCAACAAGGCTGTTAAGGAATAGTGGCTTGATTTATCAAAAAGAGCGCAAACGTTGGGTTTCAAAATATGCACGTCGACTATAGGTCGCGCGATAATTGTCTGTACTCGCGCCACAAAAGCTAAACTCGCGCAATAGTTATCCGGACACGCGCAATATTGGCTTTAACTCGCGCGATAAACATCCAAACACGCGCGTCATCCGACTCAGCTCGCGCGACGTACAAGGTAACTCGCGCAATAACCACCCCAACTCGAACAACAATATTCCATCCCACACTATCTCATCAATAATGTTGATTTTCGGCAGCTGCCGAAAATCTTCCTTCTATAATTCTAAAAATATAGCAGGATGTTTTATTACAGACATTGAATCTTGAATTATACATATGTCATATAAAAATCGACATTATCAGCAGGGAAATATGTTATACTAAATAAAAGATGAAGGGAGGTGAATTAATTGGAAAAAGAAGATAAGATTATTGGGATGCTGGAGTCAATTAATGGAAGGCTAGACGGCATGGACCAGCGCTTTGATGGCATAGACAAACGCTTAGATGGAATGGACCAGCGCTTCGACGGCATAGACCATCGCTTAGATAGAATGGACCAGCGCTTTGATGGAATGGACAAGCGGATGGATGGTTTTGAGCAAAAATTGGAATTGCAAGGGGAAACATTAAAAGAGCATGGACAGATTTTGCGTGCTTTACAGTCCGGTCAAGAGTACTTAACAGCAGAAATCGATGGAATGAAAATTGCAAATACGAAAGAATTCAGTGCCTTAAAAGGTGCGCTGGATGACCATTCTGTAAAATTGGAGCTTGTGCGAGACGACACTTGGGCAAACAAGGTTGATATTCATCGTATTAAGACTACAATGGGCATGAAATAACTGCTACATTACCTACACTAAAAAATGCTTCAACAAATTGAACTTCATTTGGGGAGGATCTTTCTTTCTCATCTATCTTCTGGACCAAATATTGTATCAATAGCAGCTGCTGGTCTTTACGAAAATCCCATTTTTTCACTCAAGATTTTACATTCCTGCCTTATTGAACAAACATTTAGAACAATGATGTTTAAATGAGGGAATGATTTAAATTGTCAAATTAACACGCTGTAGATTCAACAATTCAACCTTATCTCTTCGCCCAGAACCATAAAGATTACGTACATGGAAATCAAAAACCGGTAAACAAAAAGGGGGACCAGAGGGACAGGCACCCTGGTCCAGTATTAAGAGGACTGATTGAACCGGTGAACCTGTCTCTCTAGTTCCAGGTATCGGTTTAGAGTTATTGCACACAATAACTGCTGAGGTGATAACAGGTGGCAACCAATAAGAATAAGAAGGATCAGGCTAACGAAAACAGACTTTATAATCCGGATGCCAAGTATTATGAGAAAAAAGGTCAGTCTGATGCTCCGAGTCAGCCGAACAGTAACAAGAAAAATTAACCGCCAGGAAACCTGAAATGACTGCCATTTTGTCCATCAATTGGCAGTCATTTTTTACTTGGAGAAAGCAGAGGGTATTTAGTTTATACGTACTAAGTTTCTGCTCAGATACCGGAACGCTTTGTGAAAATATCATAATTCATTTATCATAAACATAATAAGTTGTGAATTGGGGATAGGAGTATGGTTTCAAAGGATGTGCGGTGGCGGCAGCGATTTGAAAACTTTGAGCGTTCATTTAAACTGTTGGAAAAATATGCTAATTCCAATATTGAAAACGAGTTGGAGCGTGCTGGTATTATTCAATTTTTCAAAATGACATTTGAATTATCCTGGAAGCTGCAAAAAGATTATTTGGAGGTGCAGGGCTATATAATTAAAAGCCCAAGGGACGCAATCAAATTAGCGTATCAGGCGGATTTGATCAAAGATGTACACGTATGGATGGATGCTCTTGCCAAACGAAATTTGACTACGCATACTTATGATGAGGAAATGGCTAAACAATTTGTTGACGAAATAACTGGTACATATTTACCTGTCATAAAACATTTGCACGAAAGATTGTTAAAGGAGTATTAGACATGTATGGTTTGTTGGAAAAAGATATGAAGCTGATCACTGAGGCGATAAAAAATATCGATGAAATTGAAAATGCTTTTCTTTTTGGAAGCAGGGCATTAGGAAATTATAAAAAAGGTTCGGATGTTGATCTTGCAATCAGCGGGAGTAAAGTGACAGCGAATACGGTGGCAAAAGTAAGCGAAACCCTAAATGAAGAACTGCCGTTACCATACTTTTTTGATGTCCTCCATTATGACAAGCTGACAAATGAAAAGCTGACAGAACATATCGACTGTCACGGGGCGGAAATTTTTAGCAGGAATGAGTGAATTGTCAGATAATAGTTGGGGTATTGGAGTCAACCCCTATAACGCTAAGTATCTGGAAAATATTTCGTATAGGGTTTCCGACGGGTGTCCATTTGTTGGCCGGTACCGCGTTTCTTTTCATGTTAAATGTGATTGCATTGCATATCATTCCCTTGCTATTTCCCTAAGTGATAGGCATTCATCCAAAAGTGGTTTTGGGCAGTCTAATTGTCCGATCCAAGTTTGGGATGGGACAATGAGACTCTTCCTCTTTTAATCCGCACGAAGCCATTCTTTTGCTGCTTCCAGTTCTTCCAGTTGATACTGGGCTATTTCCACTCCCGGTATGAGCTTTTCAACTTTTTCGTTAAGTCCCACAAACGTTTCATCCGCTACAATGGCGCTTTTCTTTATGCTTTTCAGATGGGTAACAATTTTCCATCCTTGCAGCATTGCTTTTGGCGTGTTGCCGTCAATGTTCTTGAAAACAAACAGGATGTTGAGAGGTTCTTCCTGAAGTTTCTTAGCCTTTAAAGCTTCCTCGAATGTTTGCAAGTCATCCTGTGTCGCGGTTCCCTCAGTCGTCACTTCCAAAATCTCACCCTGGTTCTCGCCTGTTATTTCCAGCATCTTTCTCATCCTTTCATTTTTACCTTTGTATACAGTGTTTCACTCTAAATATGAAATCAAACATGGATAGGCGGGGGTGTGTTTGTTCCTCTGACTGTATTACTCAAAGCAGGAATGATTTTTTCCAGCTAGCCATGCACCCCCTTCACTAATACAATCGAATCCAATCCAAAAAAAAGTGGCATTGTCTGTATAATTTATTTTTAATACGGAAAATCAGTTATATTTGCAGGGTTTATTGCCCATTTTGAAAAAATTTATAAAAATATTTTTTTCCATGCCACCAAAACCCAACTTCAAACGATTATAGTAATGAGGAGAGTATTTCTCATAAATAGAAACAAGATGGATACAGGCATGGCTGAAAACAAGTTTACATTCCAGGAAGTTTTCAAACAAAATGAGCGAAGGATTCAATACTATATCCATAGATTGGATGTGGACCGGGGAACCTGTCCCTCTGGACCATTGCTGGGTCAAAGGTTTGCATGAAACTTATCGGTTGGATATGATTAAATTAGCTAAATTAGCTAATATTAATGATGGCAGGTGAAGCAATATGATTGTCAGTACAACCGAGGTGCAGAATAATTTTGGAAAGTATTTAATGATTGCGGCTAAAGAGGAAGTTATCGTTACCCGCAACGGTATTGAGGTTGCGAGATTGCAGGGGGTGGAAAGGGATTCTGAGGCAACGTATCAGGAAAGCACCGCGCGCGAAAAGTCTTTGCCTTATCATGTGAAACCAAAGAAGGCGACGTATGAGAAGTTTCTGGAATTAACCCGTAATGAGGAAACCCGATATGAATATATTGACGGCGAGATTTATTTGCTGGCTTCACCAAGGACAGGTCATCAGTATGCTGTTGGAACGTTGTTTGGCCTTTTATTTAATTATTTTCAAGACAGTCCATGCACTCCGTTTACAGCACCCTTTGATATTCATCTCAAGCGACCGAATGATGATACTCCCTGTGTTGTGCAGCCAGACTTAATGGTTATTTGCGATTTGGATGATCATTTAAATGACCAGGATTATTATACCGGGGTTCCGTCTCTCGTGGTTGAAGTGTTATCAGAAAGTACACAGGGCAAGGACCTGGTCAAGAAGCTGGACCTTTATATGGAATGCGGCGTCCAGGAATATTGGGTTGTTGATCCATCTGAAAAGAAAGCAATCATTTACCATTTTCAAGATCATAAAATCAAACAAACCACCATGTGCAAACCACCCGAAATTGCGCAATCCTTTCTTTTTGAAGGACTTTCTGTAGAACTTGAAGGTATATTTTTGTCATAGGAAACTGGTTCAGACCTCCATTCCGCAATGTGTTAATGACTGGTCCTCCCAGATGTGGGAAGAGCTTATCAGTGGGTGGAATCAATTATGAAAGGAAAAGAATATTATGATGTTTTATGGGAAGAAAAGTCTGAAAAGCACTTGATTTACTTTAACCTCAACTATCTCAACGTATTCCTTCCTATTTTATTCAGTGGAGTTTTATTAACTAAAAAAGTTTTAAAGCCAATGAGTTTAATTATGTTTATGATAAAATAATTAGAACAAATAAAAAATGAAAGGAGAAGCAATATGTTAGATAAGAACGATACGAATGTTCGGCTGCCTAATGAAATCATTCAAATACTTGATAAGAGTGTCAACGGAAAAAACATTGATGAAAAAGTACGGTTATCACTAGTTATTGGTATGTTCGTTGATGGAACCGTCACACTGGAACGTGCAGCTAAACTTGCAGGAATGCCTTTGGTAAACTTTATAGATGTCCTTCGCAACAAAAAAATTCCATGGATGGAATATACCCCGGAACATATTAAAGATGACGAAACGGCTATCCAAAAATATAAGGATGGGTCGGAATAAATGAGAACAATTATTACAAACACAAGCCCTGTTATTGCATTATCCATGATTGAAAAATTATCAATATTATGGGAGTTATTTGATAAAGTGTATGTTCCAGAAGCGGTTTTTAAGGAATTAACATCCAGTTTTGACGAAAATGATTTTGGAAGAAGAGAGATCGTTGAAGCTGTGAATGATGAAAAGATAATCCTGTATTCTGTGAAAGATAAGGAACTTGTGGCACGAATGTATGCAAAACTTCATTTTGGAGAGCTGGAAACAATTATAGGTGGAAAAGAATTAGATGCAAGTTTTGTTTTAATAGACGAAAGAGCGGCAAGAAATATGGCAAAAAACTTTTTCCTCACGCCTATTGGCACCCTGGGCATTCTTCGTTTGGCAAAGTCACAAAAGAAAATCGATAGGGTTAAGCCTTATCTGGATTTCCTTATTGCTAATGATTACAGAATTGGAAAGCCATTGTACAAACAAATTCTTATGCAAGAGAATGAATGGGAATAACAACTGTGAATGTTCTCCTTACTCGGAAATAGGGTTTAGCCACCCACAATAAATTGATTAAAATAAATGTAATATTATACATTCACTGTAAGGGTTAAAGGGTTCCAGTTTATTTTTTACTGCTCTTTTCAAATCTGTCAAATCTTCATCAATTTCAATCCCAACAATAAACTTTAATTCATAAAAATCGCAGACTGCAGTAATCTTGTCAATTTTTCTTTGAGAGTTGGTTTTAACGATGACAGGACGTTCTTCTGTACCTAATTTTGGCATAGAGGTTTCTCCTTTATGTTTAATCTCTCTCTTTTCGATGATACATGAATATTCAGGATTTTGTCCACTGTAGGAAATTGAACGAAAAGACATCTCGCAAATCAGATGGACTTTTGATAGATTTTAAAATAGAAGGGAGTTTGGATTGGGATGGCAAGACTAAGCTATAAAATCTTTATGAATGAAGTGCGGCAGCGGCTGGCTGGGTTTTCGGCAGAGGAGCTCCGAAGTCTGATTATGGAGTGGGCAGCTGCAGAACACCCGGATAAGCGGCTGGATTTTTTGAATAAATTGAAACTGAACAAACAGGACGAGCTGGCTGGCGTTGACGCGGATGCGCTGCTGAATGAGATTGAGGCTTTTGCTGAGGCTGTGGAAGAGGGTGCCTATGTTGATGGGTACGGATGGGATGCAGACTTGTTGGAAGAACGCGATTTTGGTGATGAGAGTTGGGCAGGGGAAATGGACAGCTTTTTCCTGGGGGCCAGAAACCTGCTTCGGGAAGGACATCATGATACTGCAGAAAAAGCGTACAGAAAATTGTTTGCCGTATTGGAATTGGGGGAGGAACCGGGGTATCTTCCGGGGGATTTGAATAGCAACAACATGCTGGAAGTTGATCTTCGTGAACATATTTCGCTTTTTTTCAGGTCGGTTTATTTGAACGCTGAAGCAAGTGATCGGGTACATTTGTTATATGAAGCGATGAATGAACTAGGATTTCTGGTTTTACCGAAGATTACCCTTACAGATGTCAGTGATTCATTGGATGCTTCATTGCCGGACTTTCATGATTTTTTGGCAGATTGGATTGAATGTTTAAAGGAAAAGCCGCCTTCCCATGTTAACCAGTTACTTCGGGAAGCAGTTTTTCTTGAAGGGGGCATTCCTGCCATCACGGATTTTGCGAGAACCTATGCGGACAAATTCCCAGAAGCATATTTGAACTGGATTTCAGCTTTGGAAAGGGAAGGTGATAGGGAATCCGTCCTTCAAGTTGTAATAGAGGGATTGGAAAAAATTCCGGGTAATTTTACAGTAAGAGCGGAGATAGCGGAAAAGTTGACAGGAATTGGCGGTAAACTCCACGATAATTTGTTGAAATTAAAAGGCCTAAGGGAAAGTTTTCATTCCAATCCTTCCCTGAAATATTTAATGGATCTTTATATTTTGGCGGAAGAAGAAAATTGCTTGGATGAGGTCAGAGATGAAGCGGAAAAAAGAATGAACGAATTAAGGGATGAGGGGAGCACACGTGGTGATATATTCATATTTACAGACGAGAGACATGCCGTGATGAATGAAGGGGAATATATTCTCGCGCTTATTTTAGGCGGAAGATATGAGAAAGTATTTGACATGTGTCAGGGAAAGGGTGCTCTGGGATGGAGTTACAGCACGCATCCTAAACCGGTTATGCTCACCTTTTTGATGGATGTGTTGTCCAAGGGTGATAATTATTCAAACGTTCTCGAAGGTCAGTGGCGATATGCTCTATCCCGAGGGGTTTTTGGCATGCAGGAAACAGATATGGATAAGTACCATCAAATCCTGAATCGGGTAAAAAATAACATCCATCTAACAGAAGATCAGGATGAATTTTACTTAACATGGTGCAGAAATGAAACCGGGCGCAGGATAGATGCTATTGTGAGCAATAAACATCGGAGAAGTTATCATAAAGCAGCGAAAGTGTTGGTCGCAATGGCTGAAACAATGGTTAACCGGGGAAATAAACAGGAAGGACATGCTCTGGTAGAGAAATATCGCATCAAATATTCAAGGTATTCAGCTTTTAGAAGAGAAATAGCTGAAGCATTGGAGACATCCGGGTTATGAGGCGGTAGAAGGACCAGATGGACAGGCACCCTGGTCCAGCATGAAGAGGCCTGGTTGGACCGGTGAACCTGTCCCTCTGGTTCCCTAAAAACTATATGTGAACAACCAGTACTTTAATAAATAACATCTTATTTTTACAATATAATTTCTTTTTTTGTTTGGATTGATTATAATTGTAACAAGGAAGGTGTTTTAGATGGGTTTATTGAATGTAAAGCATAGCACCTATGAAGCGTTCGAGAAATCAAGGGAAGAAACAGATGAAATATTGGAGTATATTGATGGCGTCATTTATATGTCCCCATCCCCAAGTATAAAGCATCAAAAAATTTCCTCTTATTTGCACGGAGAACTTTACAAATCACTCAATGGGAAGGATTGCAACGTATTTTCCGCCCCTACTGATGTGTTATTTGATAATACGGATGATGATGCTAAGAAAAAGGTTGTTCCGGATTTATTTGTTACTTGTGATTCAGATAATTTTACAGAGAATGAATTAGTTGGGCCTCCTGAGTTTATTATAGAAATTGTGAGTCCTTCAAGCAGATCACATGATATGGTTACGAAATTGAATCTTTATATGAACAATGGCGTCAAAGAATATTGGATTGTTGACCCCATAAAGAATCACATAATGATATATGTCAAGGATCACAATAACGAAGTGCAATTTGATTTGATTAATATTGGCACCGTGGCTGTTTCCAAGATCATTGAGTCTTTTCAAATCAACTTGAATAGACTTTTTGGTTAAGGTGACTGCCACCCACTATATTATGTCCAATTATGTAAATAACATTGTTGCCTATGGGCTGCTGGTTTGCTGGAACTGGCGGTTTTTTATTTTATAAGGACCAGAGGGACAGGGACCCCGGTCCAGTATTTAGAGGCCTGATTGGACCGGTGAACCTGTCCCTCTGGTTCGGAAATTTAATGATTGAATATATACCGTCTGGATAGTATGGTAATAGATATATGGAGTCTATTAATAAGAAGGTGAAGAGATGGGTAGAAGTTCAAGAAAAATGGAAATTCTCAATGCTGCATCAAAGATTGTCAGTGAACAGGGGATATTTAATTTGACGCTGGATGCTGTGGCGAAAGAGGCTGGTATCAGTAAAGGCGGTTTGCTTTATCATTTTCCGTCCAAAGAAGCAATGGTCGAGGGAATGGTGCAACATCTGACAAGCAATTACAGGGAAAAAATAGCTCATAACGTGAGCATTGAT
The genomic region above belongs to Virgibacillus doumboii and contains:
- a CDS encoding STAS/SEC14 domain-containing protein; the encoded protein is MLEITGENQGEILEVTTEGTATQDDLQTFEEALKAKKLQEEPLNILFVFKNIDGNTPKAMLQGWKIVTHLKSIKKSAIVADETFVGLNEKVEKLIPGVEIAQYQLEELEAAKEWLRAD
- a CDS encoding nucleotidyltransferase domain-containing protein, which codes for MYGLLEKDMKLITEAIKNIDEIENAFLFGSRALGNYKKGSDVDLAISGSKVTANTVAKVSETLNEELPLPYFFDVLHYDKLTNEKLTEHIDCHGAEIFSRNE
- a CDS encoding DUF3368 domain-containing protein translates to MRTIITNTSPVIALSMIEKLSILWELFDKVYVPEAVFKELTSSFDENDFGRREIVEAVNDEKIILYSVKDKELVARMYAKLHFGELETIIGGKELDASFVLIDERAARNMAKNFFLTPIGTLGILRLAKSQKKIDRVKPYLDFLIANDYRIGKPLYKQILMQENEWE
- a CDS encoding Uma2 family endonuclease: MGLLNVKHSTYEAFEKSREETDEILEYIDGVIYMSPSPSIKHQKISSYLHGELYKSLNGKDCNVFSAPTDVLFDNTDDDAKKKVVPDLFVTCDSDNFTENELVGPPEFIIEIVSPSSRSHDMVTKLNLYMNNGVKEYWIVDPIKNHIMIYVKDHNNEVQFDLINIGTVAVSKIIESFQINLNRLFG
- a CDS encoding UPF0175 family protein encodes the protein MLDKNDTNVRLPNEIIQILDKSVNGKNIDEKVRLSLVIGMFVDGTVTLERAAKLAGMPLVNFIDVLRNKKIPWMEYTPEHIKDDETAIQKYKDGSE
- a CDS encoding nuclease-related domain-containing protein; translated protein: MIIKKRDKPLPLKKLEAAIPRLSPRFPRLSKMKKDAESRQKGYDGELEVDYFLEYLAGTHTIIQDVYLRVNGKNVQVDSLLASKHAIHIVDSKNLSGTITFDTHLNQMIRNDGKAEAGNDNPITQVKNQKFHLQNWFTQNNLPNIPIFPFVAISESSTIIKAIGDAQAVGKMVAHGARIPTMIMEEEQQLDGLKNIHDRQIGKMILNACGEFDLDIMKDFGIKSSDLSPGVICPACNMLGMERVYDGWICKKCTCKSRNAHLKAISDYLLLINPYITNKECMRWLCLTSRSTATRLLRNSGLIYQKERKRWVSKYARRL
- a CDS encoding type II toxin-antitoxin system Phd/YefM family antitoxin — translated: MIVSTTEVQNNFGKYLMIAAKEEVIVTRNGIEVARLQGVERDSEATYQESTAREKSLPYHVKPKKATYEKFLELTRNEETRYEYIDGEIYLLASPRTGHQYAVGTLFGLLFNYFQDSPCTPFTAPFDIHLKRPNDDTPCVVQPDLMVICDLDDHLNDQDYYTGVPSLVVEVLSESTQGKDLVKKLDLYMECGVQEYWVVDPSEKKAIIYHFQDHKIKQTTMCKPPEIAQSFLFEGLSVELEGIFLS
- a CDS encoding nucleotidyltransferase substrate binding protein, which codes for MVSKDVRWRQRFENFERSFKLLEKYANSNIENELERAGIIQFFKMTFELSWKLQKDYLEVQGYIIKSPRDAIKLAYQADLIKDVHVWMDALAKRNLTTHTYDEEMAKQFVDEITGTYLPVIKHLHERLLKEY
- a CDS encoding DNA-binding protein codes for the protein MPKLGTEERPVIVKTNSQRKIDKITAVCDFYELKFIVGIEIDEDLTDLKRAVKNKLEPFNPYSECIILHLF